The Neofelis nebulosa isolate mNeoNeb1 chromosome 1, mNeoNeb1.pri, whole genome shotgun sequence sequence tgatgttgatggtgatgttggtggtgatgttggtggtggtggtggtggtcatggtggtggtggtggtgatggtggtgatgttgatggtgatgttgatggtggtggtggtggtgatgttgatggtgatgtTGGTTGTGGTggtgttggtgatggtggtggtggtggtggtgatggtgatggtgatgttggtggtgatgttggtggtgatgttggtggtgatgttggtggtgatgttggtggtggtggtggtggtgatggtggtggtggtggtggtggtggtgatgttgatggtgatgttggtggtgatgttggtggtgatgttggtggtggtggtggtggtgatggtggtggtggtggtggtgatgttgatggtgatgttggtggtgatgttggtggtggtggtggtggtcatggtggtggtggtggtggtggtggtgttggtgatggtggtggtggtggtggtggtgatgttgatggtggtgatggtggtgatggtggtgatgttggtggtggtggtattggtggtggtggtgatgttgatggtgatgttggtggtgatgttggtggtgatgttgatggtggtgatggtagtgatgttcgtggtgatgttggtggtggcagtggtggtgatggtggtggtggtggtgatggtggtggtggtggtgatgttggtggtgatgttggtggtgatgttggtggtgatgttcgtggtgatgttggtggtggcagtggtggtgatggtggtggtggtggtgatggtggtggtggtggtgatgttggtggtgatgttggtggtgatgttggtggtgatgttggtggtgatgttgatggtggtgatggtggtgatggtggtgatgttggtggtggtggtattggtggtggtggtgatgttgatggtgatgttggtggtgatgttggtggtgatgttgatggtggtgatggtagtgatgttcgtggtgatgttggtggtggcagtggtggtgatggtggtggtggtggtgatggtggtggtggtggtgatgttggtggtgatgttggtggtgatgttggtggtggtggtggtggtgatggtggtggtggtggtggtggtggtgatggtgatggtgatgttgatggtgatggtggaggtgatggtggtggtggcggtggcggtgatggtggcggtgatggtggtggtggtggtgatggtggtggtggtggtgatggtggtgatgttgatggtgatggtgatggtgatgttggtggtgctggtggcggtggtggtgatggtggtggtggtggtggtggtggtggtggcagtggtagTAGTgacagtgatggtggtggtggtggtcatggtgatgttgatggtgatggtgatggtggaggtgatggtggtggtggcggtggcggtgatggtggcggtgatggtggtgatggtggtggtggtggtgatgttggtggtggtggcggtgatggtggtggtggtgatggtggtggtgatggtggtgatggtggtggtggcggtgatggtggtggtggtggcggtggtggtgatggtggtggtggcggtgatggtggtggtggtggtgatggtggtggtgatggtgatggtggcggtgatggtggtggtgatgttggtggtggcggtgatggtggtggcggtgatggtggcagtgatggtggtgatggtgatggtggcggtgatggtggtggtggtggtggtggtggcggtgatggtggtggtggtggcggtggtggtgatggtggtggtggtggcggtggtggtgatgttggtggtgatggtggcggtgatggtggtgatggtggtggtggtgatgttggtggtgatggtggtggtgatgttggtggtgatggtggcggtgatggtggtgatggtgatggtggcagtgatggtgatggtggcggtgatggtggtggtggtggtggtggtgatggtggtggtggtggtggtgatggtggtggtggcggtgatggtggtggtgatggtggtggtggcggtggtggtggtggtgatggtggtggtggtggtggtgatggtggtggtggcggtgatggtggtggtgatggtggtggtgatggtggtggtggcggtgatggtggtggtgatggtggtggtggcggtggtgatggtggtgctgGCGGTGATggcggtggtgatggtggtgatggtggtggtgttggtggtggtggtggtgtcggtgatggtggcggtggtggtgatggtggcggtggtggtgatggtggcggtggtggtgatggtggtggtggtgatggtgatggtggtggtggcagtgatggtggtggtggtgatgttggtggtgatggtggtggtgatgttggtggtgatggtggcggtgatggtggtgatggtgatggtggcagtgatggtgatggtggcggtgatggtggtggtggtggtggtggtgatggtggtggtggtggtggtgatggtggtggtggcggtgatggtggtggtgatggtggtggtggcggtggtggtggtggtgatggtggtggtggtggtggtgatggtggtggtggcggtgatggtggtggtgatggtggtggtgatggtggtggtggcggtgatggtggtggtgatggtggtggtggtggtggtgatggtggtgctgGCGGTGATggcggtggtgatggtggtgatggtggtggtgttggtgatggtggtggtgtcggtgatggtggcggtggtggtgatggtggcggtggtggtgatggtggcggtggtggtgatggtggtggtggtgatggtgatggtggtggtggcagtgatggtggtggtgatgttggtgatgttggtggtggtgatggtggtggtggcggtgatggtggtggtggtggcggtggtggtgatggtggtggcggtggtggtggcagtgatggtggtgatgttggtggtgatgttggtggtgatggtggtgacggtcgtggtgatggtggtggaCAATACACATCATACAGTTCTGAACATACGGTAGATGATTTGGGAGTGTTGACTAATATGTGGGTCATCTGGCAAAGCATATAGCACATGAATTATAAAGGAGAATATGAGCCAGAGATAAGCAGAAGTGAAAAACAACATTTGTGAAGCACTTGCTTAGATATCAAGGCACTTGCTTAGATCGTGAAGCGTATGTTATCTCCTTTATACCTCACAGCCACTCACGGGCAGGAATTCTAACTTAAAGAGGAGAAAACTTAGGATGAAATGGATTTAATCACTTGCCCAATTTTACAAAACTACGTGTGACGCTGCTTGGCTCAAGATCTAGGTAAGTCCAGAACCGTGCCTTTTCCGCTACACCGTGTACTGCACAAAATAAGCCTTTGGGAATTAACAGAAAAAGGGAATCCCAGCAATATCTCCCAATGCAGTAATGGTTCCAAAATACAGATTTCATGTTTTCTCAAAAAAGGCCATACTTACGCACACCACACATACAATTTGCACCCCAATATCCCCCATCAGGCTCCGTTCTCCATATATATCTGATCAAGGTTTGCACAAGCATTTggagaaataaagttaaattactcGATCCCAACTTTGATCTGAAAAGGAGGAGACACAAAAGTGGGGTGCCAAGAAGTGGTGCTGTTGCTGAGAGAGGGCAAGAGACCATTAGGATGTATTTCAAGTGCAGATCTTTCTAGAAATGTCCTCAGATGTTAGCCGATTCCATTCCAGAATGGAAATTTTGAAAGGTCTGCTCTGTCAGGGTCTGTCTTCCCGAGCTTTGCGTGTGATTCCGGTTCTGGTAACTCCCAAAACCGGCCAGTGGAGTTCCGGTTCTGGCAACTCCCGAAGCTACCTTCTGGCCAGTGGAGTTAGGAAGGAGGCAAGTGCTAACATGTAGGAAGTGTCTACTGCGTCCGGGGACTTCACCGTCACTCACTTATGTGAAGTTCTCGGTGGCCCTCTGCTGAGCCACGTTTCACCAGGACGAGGACACGAGGCCCAGACAGTGCCTGCTGTGATTCCTCGGTGAGTAAACGCTGAAGCTGTGTTCCCTTCCGGCACTCTCTGTCACATGCCTCGGATGCTCCTTGCAGCCCTGttactccctctgtctctcccccccccccacccccccgcaagAGGCGCTGATTCCCAGAAGCATAAGGCTCTGTGGTCAAGCTGGCTCGGGCTGACTCCAATTCAAATCCAGCGGTGCCCGCTCTAGCCAGGTGACTTCCTGACACTTACCTAATGTCTCTGAGCCTTAGTCTCCTCAGTCTATTTACAGATGATTCGAGTCCTGAATAGACTATACAAGTAAGTCTCGCAGAGCACAgccccacactcacacacagtgAGTGTGTGATTTGCTTCGTGATTTTTCTCCCTCTGATTCTCGGTGCGGACTCCTGACTGAAAGCTACAAACCAGCAAAACCGCCGTAAAAACCAAAGCCCATTCTCTCCCCTGAGCAACCACTAAGGCTGTGAGAAATTGCTGGCAGgagacagtgaaaaagaaaattagatatGAGTTAGTAACGCTGATACAGCAGCAAAAAGGCTAATGTAGTTTTGGGCTTTGTTCCCAATGGTTTCATCAGCAGAGAACTGAGGTGAGAGTCCCTCTCTA is a genomic window containing:
- the LOC131506964 gene encoding LOW QUALITY PROTEIN: basic proline-rich protein-like (The sequence of the model RefSeq protein was modified relative to this genomic sequence to represent the inferred CDS: substituted 1 base at 1 genomic stop codon); this translates as MCYMLCQMTHILVNTPKSSTVCSELYDVYCPPPSPRPSPPSPPTSPPTSPPSLPPPPPPPSPPPPPPPPSPPPPPSPPPTSPTSPPPSLPPPPSPSPPPPSPPPPPSPPPPPSPPPPPSPTPPPSPTPPPSPPSPPPSPPAPPSPPPPPPSPPPSPPPPPSPPPSPPPSPPPPPSPPPPPPSPPPPPPPPPSPPPSPPPPPSPPPPPPSPPPPPPPSPPPSPSLPPSPSPPSPPPSPPTSPPPSPPTSPPPPSLPPPPSPSPPPPSPPPPPSPPPPPSPPPPPSPTPPPPPTPPPSPPSPPPSPPAPPSPPPPPPSPPPSPPPPPSPPPSPPPSPPPPPSPPPPPPSPPPPPPPPPSPPPSPPPPPSPPPPPPSPPPPPPPSPPPSPSLPPSPSPPSPPPSPPTSPPPSPPTSPPPPSPPSPPPSPPTSPPPPPPPPSPPPPPPPPSPPPPPPPPPSPPPSPSPPSLPPSPPPPSPPPPTSPPPSPPPSPSPPPSPPPPPSPPPPPSPPPPPPPPSPPPPPSPPSPPPSPPPPSPPPPPTSPPPPPSPPSPPPSPPPPPPPSPPPSPSPSTSPXPPPPPSLSLLPLPPPPPPPPPPSPPPPPAPPTSPSPSPSTSPPSPPPPPSPPPPPSPPPSPPPPPPPSPPPSPSTSPSPSPPPPPPPPSPPPPPPTSPPTSPPTSPPPPPSPPPPPSPPLPPPTSPRTSLPSPPSTSPPTSPPTSPSTSPPPPIPPPPTSPPSPPSP